The Candidatus Binatia bacterium genome includes a window with the following:
- a CDS encoding extradiol ring-cleavage dioxygenase, whose amino-acid sequence MAKLVAAMASSHAFTLLDPEKWDQHRERNRGGYKRRYGVEPPVHPKVAEESLEENRPRYQHVKSGLDFLRQKLKEKKLDALILVGDDQSENFKEDNLPQIALYVGEEFLATERGQSGGNRYRSHAGLARNLLDGLVEREFDVSFSESFPNSELLSHAHAPILKTIAPEADVPVVLLFVNAIHMPAISPGRCYRIGQAIREIIDRRGGAERVALYASGGLSHFTGGYPWPHYQGNHTYGSISEEFDRQALELMARGEGEKLSGLSTCDLLDHGDIEMRSWITLLGAVGKTPAKVLAYEPFYRAIMGMAVAYWELEN is encoded by the coding sequence ATGGCTAAGCTCGTAGCCGCAATGGCTTCTTCGCACGCGTTTACGTTGCTTGACCCGGAGAAGTGGGACCAGCACCGCGAGCGCAATCGCGGCGGCTACAAGCGGCGCTACGGCGTGGAGCCTCCGGTACATCCGAAGGTTGCCGAAGAAAGCCTGGAGGAGAACCGGCCGCGGTACCAGCACGTCAAGTCGGGGCTCGATTTTTTGCGGCAAAAGCTCAAGGAAAAAAAACTCGACGCCCTGATTCTCGTCGGCGACGACCAGAGCGAAAACTTCAAGGAGGACAACCTGCCTCAGATCGCGCTCTACGTCGGTGAAGAATTTTTGGCGACCGAGCGGGGCCAAAGCGGCGGGAACCGCTATCGGAGCCATGCCGGCCTGGCGCGGAATCTCTTGGACGGCCTGGTCGAGCGCGAGTTCGATGTCTCGTTCAGCGAGTCTTTTCCCAACTCGGAGCTTCTCTCCCACGCCCACGCGCCGATTCTCAAAACCATCGCGCCCGAGGCCGACGTCCCCGTCGTCCTTCTCTTCGTCAACGCGATTCACATGCCGGCGATCAGCCCGGGGCGCTGCTACCGCATCGGACAAGCTATCCGGGAAATCATCGACCGGCGCGGCGGCGCCGAGAGGGTCGCGCTCTACGCTTCCGGCGGGCTTTCCCATTTTACCGGCGGCTACCCCTGGCCCCACTATCAGGGAAACCATACCTATGGCTCGATCAGCGAAGAGTTCGACCGCCAGGCGCTGGAATTGATGGCGCGCGGCGAAGGCGAAAAACTCTCCGGCCTTTCGACGTGCGATCTCCTCGATCACGGCGACATCGAGATGCGATCGTGGATCACGCTGTTGGGCGCGGTAGGGAAGACGCCGGCGAAGGTGTTGGCCTACGAGCCGTTTTACCGCGCCATCATGGGCATGGCGGTCGCGTACTGGGAGCTGGAGAATTGA
- a CDS encoding Gfo/Idh/MocA family oxidoreductase, with protein MPEILRIGFAGLGEAATRVLPEIVQLPYIKVTAAADERKSAREKFHEEFGGEVYETLEELVQNPNVDAVYIATPHEMHARHTIAAAENRKHVIVEKPMALSIDECEAMNAAAEKYGIKLLCGHTHSFDPAIRKMREIIQSGRLGRLCMIQTWNYNDFMVRPYTDKDLNASHGVVLNQGPHQIDIVRLLGGGKVRSVRAMTGRWDATRAEGAHVCYLEFENGVPATVIYSGYGFFDTAELYEWVGEGGYLRHPETNAHARKSFNKIRGPDREKELEAFKEKMRYGERGIKEGSVSHGWPGLEENQHERKHQKFFGLTLVSCEKGDMRQSPDGIIIYGDEGKEEAPIEKTLVGRQAEVMELYDAVVKGRPVYHDGRWGEATLEVCLGILQSAAERKEIMMSHQVPAWE; from the coding sequence ATGCCGGAGATCTTACGGATAGGATTTGCCGGGCTCGGCGAGGCGGCCACGCGCGTCTTGCCCGAGATCGTGCAGCTTCCGTATATCAAAGTCACCGCGGCGGCCGACGAGCGCAAGAGCGCCCGGGAAAAATTCCACGAAGAATTCGGCGGCGAGGTTTACGAAACTCTGGAAGAGTTGGTCCAAAACCCCAACGTCGACGCGGTTTACATCGCAACCCCCCACGAGATGCACGCGCGCCACACGATTGCCGCCGCTGAAAACCGCAAGCACGTGATCGTGGAAAAACCGATGGCGCTCTCGATCGATGAGTGCGAAGCGATGAACGCCGCGGCGGAGAAATACGGCATCAAGCTTCTCTGCGGTCACACGCACAGCTTCGATCCGGCGATCCGAAAAATGCGCGAGATTATCCAAAGCGGGAGACTCGGGCGGCTCTGTATGATCCAGACGTGGAACTATAACGATTTCATGGTGCGGCCCTACACCGATAAGGACTTGAACGCGAGCCATGGAGTCGTGCTCAATCAGGGGCCGCACCAGATCGACATCGTGAGACTGCTCGGCGGCGGCAAAGTGCGGAGCGTGAGAGCGATGACCGGCCGTTGGGACGCGACGCGCGCCGAGGGAGCGCACGTCTGCTACCTCGAGTTCGAGAACGGCGTTCCGGCGACCGTCATCTACAGCGGCTACGGCTTTTTCGACACGGCGGAGCTTTACGAATGGGTGGGCGAAGGCGGGTATCTTCGCCACCCGGAAACCAACGCGCACGCGCGGAAAAGCTTCAACAAGATCCGGGGACCCGACCGCGAAAAAGAGCTCGAAGCCTTCAAAGAGAAAATGCGCTACGGCGAGCGCGGCATAAAAGAAGGCTCGGTAAGCCACGGTTGGCCGGGACTGGAAGAAAATCAGCACGAGAGAAAGCACCAGAAATTTTTTGGCCTCACGCTCGTGAGTTGCGAGAAAGGGGACATGCGCCAGTCGCCGGATGGGATCATCATTTACGGCGATGAAGGGAAGGAAGAAGCGCCGATCGAAAAGACGCTCGTCGGCCGCCAAGCGGAAGTCATGGAGCTTTACGATGCGGTTGTGAAAGGGCGTCCGGTTTATCACGACGGACGATGGGGCGAGGCGACGCTCGAGGTCTGCCTGGGAATTCTACAATCGGCGGCGGAGCGGAAAGAGATCATGATGTCGCATCAGGTGCCGGCGTGGGAGTGA
- a CDS encoding Rieske 2Fe-2S domain-containing protein — MTKEENNLLTQTGPGTPCGELMRRYWIPAALAEEIPPGGAPVPLMLLGEELVLFRDDRGRLGLLGLHCSHRCADLSYGRVEDGGLRCIYHGWLYDIHGRCLDQPGEPGGGANKDSIRHPAYPCVEKAGIVFTYMGPGEPPLFPNYEFLAVPDEQAFGIKLFHECNYLQANEGNIDLAHLSFLHYNPHNRDADIVPGEDLNRRGSAPEMESYEAELTEYGVRSYKLRRLKDDPDHYKLYMTEFVLPSFTAFFGEQYGIEGAYSVNWHVPIDDEHHWKYTFIFSRQGPMDKEGTRRRRADMMRDYRPTRHKGNRYRQDRESMRKESYSGIGMNFQVQDLCVTEGMGAVQDRGREHLASMDVAVIVARKFLFKAIRDLQEGKEPANVVRDPKRNRFLIDAGDDVVPASQPWKEYMKEKTRKLETLLFANR, encoded by the coding sequence ATGACCAAAGAAGAAAACAATCTTTTAACTCAGACCGGCCCTGGAACGCCGTGCGGCGAGCTGATGCGGCGCTACTGGATTCCAGCGGCGCTTGCCGAGGAAATTCCGCCGGGCGGCGCACCGGTGCCGTTGATGCTGCTCGGAGAGGAGTTGGTTCTTTTTAGAGACGATCGGGGAAGGCTCGGTCTTTTGGGCCTTCACTGCTCGCACCGATGCGCAGATTTGAGCTACGGCAGGGTGGAGGACGGCGGCCTGCGCTGTATCTACCACGGCTGGCTTTACGACATTCATGGCCGCTGCCTCGACCAGCCGGGCGAGCCCGGAGGCGGAGCCAATAAAGATTCGATTCGCCATCCGGCTTATCCGTGCGTCGAAAAGGCGGGGATCGTTTTCACTTACATGGGTCCCGGAGAGCCGCCGCTGTTTCCGAATTACGAATTCCTCGCCGTTCCGGACGAGCAGGCCTTCGGCATCAAGCTTTTCCACGAGTGCAATTATCTCCAAGCCAACGAAGGCAACATCGATCTCGCCCACCTCTCGTTCCTGCATTACAACCCTCATAACCGAGACGCTGACATCGTGCCTGGTGAGGATTTGAACCGCAGGGGCTCGGCTCCCGAAATGGAGAGCTACGAGGCCGAGCTGACGGAATACGGCGTGAGAAGCTACAAGCTCCGGCGGCTCAAAGACGACCCCGACCACTACAAGCTCTACATGACGGAGTTCGTCTTGCCGAGCTTTACCGCGTTCTTCGGCGAGCAATATGGGATTGAGGGCGCCTACTCGGTGAACTGGCATGTCCCGATCGACGACGAGCATCACTGGAAATATACCTTCATATTCAGCCGGCAGGGCCCGATGGACAAGGAAGGGACGAGGAGACGGCGCGCGGATATGATGCGGGACTACCGGCCTACCCGTCACAAAGGGAATCGCTACCGGCAAGATCGAGAATCGATGAGAAAGGAGAGCTACAGCGGCATCGGCATGAATTTCCAGGTGCAGGATCTCTGCGTCACGGAGGGAATGGGCGCGGTGCAGGACCGGGGCCGGGAGCACTTGGCCTCCATGGACGTGGCGGTGATTGTGGCGCGGAAGTTTCTTTTCAAAGCGATCCGCGACCTGCAGGAGGGGAAAGAGCCGGCCAACGTGGTGCGGGACCCCAAGCGAAACCGCTTCCTCATAGACGCGGGCGACGACGTGGTCCCGGCCTCACAGCCGTGGAAAGAGTACATGAAGGAAAAAACGCGGAAGCTGGAAACTCTCCTCTTTGCGAATCGCTAG
- a CDS encoding cupin domain-containing protein codes for MADNSMTRGSRPTPYEKWMEEQGIPVIPGYGVTDLQQQPLNQWENLGSRAAFVQLKGMEGITGMYAAEIAPGGETKTEKHLYEKVVYVIKGKGKTQLFGPGEGGNSFDWQKGSLFAIPLNAPHKFVNTGSEPVFFLSVTTAPLVFDLFHNEKFVRSCDFQFTDRYAGEPDYFSKDAAVEKGLWEVNVVHDAPAALDRLRKRNSGDRPNEGQGTGHGSGYNIVQVEPAGNSLITHLADWPVGRYAKAHHHGGGAVLLILRSEGYTLMWPNELGTQPFAQGKGERVVKVEWKVGSVFSPPTGWFHQHFNTGKEAALQLAFRNGSRIYPFGVRKAATREGVFTPVDEGGTQIEYDREDPEIKRMFETALAANGIKSDMRE; via the coding sequence ATGGCGGACAATAGCATGACGCGCGGTTCACGGCCGACGCCTTATGAGAAATGGATGGAGGAGCAGGGCATCCCCGTCATTCCGGGCTACGGGGTGACCGATCTGCAACAACAGCCGCTGAATCAGTGGGAGAACCTGGGGAGCCGGGCCGCTTTTGTTCAGTTGAAGGGGATGGAAGGAATCACCGGAATGTATGCGGCCGAGATCGCTCCCGGAGGAGAGACCAAAACGGAAAAGCACCTCTATGAGAAAGTCGTTTACGTTATCAAAGGCAAAGGGAAGACCCAGCTCTTCGGGCCCGGCGAGGGGGGCAACTCCTTCGATTGGCAGAAGGGCAGTCTCTTCGCGATTCCGCTCAACGCGCCGCACAAGTTCGTCAACACCGGCAGCGAGCCGGTTTTTTTTCTCTCCGTGACCACGGCGCCGCTCGTCTTCGATCTCTTCCACAACGAGAAATTCGTCCGCAGCTGCGATTTTCAGTTTACCGACCGCTACGCCGGAGAGCCGGACTATTTTTCGAAAGACGCCGCGGTGGAAAAAGGACTTTGGGAGGTCAACGTCGTGCACGACGCGCCGGCGGCTTTGGATCGCCTGCGCAAAAGAAACAGCGGCGACCGGCCGAACGAGGGGCAGGGAACGGGCCACGGCAGCGGCTACAATATCGTTCAGGTCGAGCCGGCGGGGAACAGCCTGATCACGCATCTCGCGGACTGGCCGGTGGGACGCTACGCCAAGGCGCACCACCACGGCGGCGGCGCCGTGCTGTTGATCCTCCGCTCCGAGGGCTATACCCTCATGTGGCCGAACGAGCTGGGGACGCAGCCGTTCGCGCAAGGAAAAGGGGAGCGGGTCGTCAAGGTCGAATGGAAAGTCGGCAGCGTTTTCAGCCCGCCGACCGGATGGTTCCATCAGCACTTCAACACCGGCAAGGAGGCGGCGCTCCAGCTTGCTTTTCGCAACGGCAGCCGGATCTATCCGTTCGGCGTGCGCAAGGCGGCCACACGCGAGGGGGTTTTCACGCCGGTGGACGAGGGCGGCACGCAGATCGAGTACGACAGGGAAGATCCCGAGATAAAGCGGATGTTCGAGACGGCGCTGGCCGCCAACGGCATCAAGTCGGACATGCGGGAGTGA